The following coding sequences are from one bacterium window:
- a CDS encoding sensor domain-containing diguanylate cyclase: MKSDEQARAEAEGQVHRFEKLLQLTGRIHSTLQLDRALEIVLDAAIELAKMQRGFVMLYNADDELEFRIGRDAEGNTLTPDKFHVSHTVIQKAVDQQDLFYFVSPSQVSSKSVTNLQIGSGFCVPLFSYRSIGTSRKMIGILYEDSKRLTKFGKEEEEIVKALAVQAGLALENATLYELATLDGLTRLFQRRYFEAMAELEWKRVIRHKHPLSILMVDLDQFKSVNDTYGHDKGDLVLRKTAQILKSACREEDIVARYGGEEFIILLPETDLEGTRAVAQRIHEGIHKLYVLPDRTITLSIGVASYPTSNVSDVNSLIKLADQALYQAKGAGRNKTVYHAPAGNT; this comes from the coding sequence ATGAAGTCGGACGAACAAGCTCGGGCGGAAGCAGAGGGGCAGGTTCACAGATTTGAAAAGCTGCTGCAGCTGACGGGAAGAATCCACAGCACGTTGCAACTGGATAGAGCTCTCGAGATTGTGCTCGACGCTGCAATTGAACTGGCGAAGATGCAGCGCGGTTTTGTGATGCTCTACAACGCGGATGATGAGTTGGAATTCAGGATTGGCCGGGATGCAGAAGGGAATACTCTGACCCCGGATAAATTTCACGTAAGTCACACGGTTATCCAGAAAGCTGTGGATCAGCAGGATCTCTTTTATTTTGTCAGCCCTTCCCAGGTCTCCAGCAAGAGTGTCACGAACCTTCAGATCGGAAGCGGCTTTTGTGTTCCCCTGTTCTCTTACCGCTCCATTGGAACGTCCCGAAAAATGATCGGCATTCTTTATGAGGATAGCAAGAGGCTTACAAAGTTCGGAAAGGAAGAAGAAGAAATCGTAAAAGCTCTGGCCGTACAGGCCGGCCTGGCGTTGGAAAATGCAACACTTTATGAACTTGCCACTCTGGATGGGTTAACTCGTTTGTTTCAACGCCGTTATTTTGAAGCGATGGCTGAGCTGGAATGGAAAAGAGTCATTCGGCACAAGCATCCTCTTTCCATATTAATGGTCGATCTGGATCAATTCAAAAGCGTTAATGACACATATGGACATGACAAAGGTGATCTCGTCCTTCGAAAAACTGCTCAGATTTTGAAGAGCGCTTGCCGCGAAGAAGACATCGTTGCGCGGTATGGCGGCGAAGAATTTATCATCCTCCTGCCGGAGACGGATCTCGAAGGCACACGAGCTGTGGCTCAAAGAATCCACGAAGGTATTCACAAACTTTACGTGCTTCCGGATCGCACGATTACGCTGAGCATTGGTGTTGCTTCCTACCCAACTTCGAATGTCAGTGATGTGAACAGCCTGATCAAACTTGCCGACCAGGCCCTCTATCAGGCGAAAGGCGCCGGCCGAAACAAGACCGTTTACCATGCCCCTGCTGGAAATACATGA
- the rplU gene encoding 50S ribosomal protein L21: MYAIIENGGKQYKVTPGEIVKLEIYQSKEGTRIDPGQILFLFNDSEYFAGKKVPSSARVEATIVEKGKNKKVLVFKKKRRKQYKRTRGFRQQYMRVKIESITW; this comes from the coding sequence GTGTACGCGATTATTGAGAATGGTGGCAAACAGTACAAGGTGACGCCCGGCGAAATCGTAAAACTGGAGATTTATCAAAGCAAAGAGGGAACGCGTATTGATCCAGGTCAGATTCTGTTCTTGTTTAATGATTCAGAATACTTTGCCGGGAAAAAAGTACCTTCTTCAGCTCGAGTAGAAGCCACGATCGTAGAAAAGGGGAAGAACAAAAAGGTTCTTGTCTTTAAGAAGAAACGCCGCAAACAATACAAGCGTACACGCGGTTTTCGCCAACAGTACATGCGCGTGAAGATTGAATCGATTACCTGGTAA
- a CDS encoding 23S rRNA (pseudouridine(1915)-N(3))-methyltransferase RlmH: MKIRILWPGKTKKEYYRSAIEDYVARILKYLPIEIIEVRDQPLKDHQQTKRIRSESKQLASKIQSNSTVVLDPSGKMLTSEEFSKWLENVHGDVDFILGGPAGVETTHVSLRFSFGRITLPHELARVVLLEQIYRALTIRHHHPYHK, encoded by the coding sequence ATGAAGATTCGGATCCTGTGGCCCGGAAAAACAAAGAAGGAGTATTATCGGTCCGCCATTGAGGATTATGTGGCTCGCATTCTGAAGTATTTGCCCATTGAAATCATCGAAGTCCGCGACCAACCGTTAAAGGATCACCAGCAGACAAAGCGGATTCGTTCCGAGAGCAAACAGCTTGCGTCGAAAATACAATCGAACTCCACTGTCGTACTGGATCCTTCCGGCAAGATGTTGACGTCGGAAGAGTTTTCAAAGTGGCTGGAAAACGTCCACGGCGATGTTGATTTCATCCTGGGTGGACCCGCCGGCGTAGAAACCACGCACGTCTCACTTCGCTTTAGTTTCGGACGAATAACTCTGCCTCATGAGCTCGCAAGGGTTGTGCTGCTGGAGCAGATTTACCGGGCTCTGACCATCCGGCATCACCATCCCTATCACAAGTAG
- the obgE gene encoding GTPase ObgE has protein sequence MFIDKARIHVQAGNGGRGSVSFRREKFVPRGGPDGGDGGKGGDIYLKATSSKNTFIDFRYLRHFRSGKGHHGQGANRTGKSGSDLWIPVPIGTVVYDSQTEQLIADLDHEGETILIARGGRGGKGNAHFVTPTAQAPEFAQEGEEGEEKILNLELKLIADVGLLGFPNAGKSTLLSKISAAKPKIASYPFTTLQPALGVVNMPDNTTFVVADIPGLIEGASQGHGLGLQFLRHIERTRILLHLIDVSSSNESPVKRYQILRKELAEYGRGLSKRPQIVVATKIDQADPMALQELRKFAARRELEFMEISALTGQGVPELLQRLQSELAEVMSAK, from the coding sequence ATGTTTATTGACAAAGCCCGTATCCACGTTCAAGCGGGGAACGGAGGCCGTGGATCTGTCAGTTTCCGCCGTGAGAAATTCGTTCCGCGCGGTGGTCCGGACGGCGGGGACGGAGGCAAAGGCGGCGATATCTATCTGAAAGCAACTTCTTCGAAAAATACATTCATCGATTTTCGCTATCTGCGGCATTTTCGGTCCGGTAAAGGGCATCATGGCCAGGGCGCCAATCGCACCGGCAAATCAGGGAGTGATCTCTGGATTCCTGTACCGATCGGCACCGTTGTGTATGATTCCCAAACAGAGCAGTTGATCGCCGACCTGGATCATGAGGGAGAAACCATTCTAATTGCCCGTGGCGGGCGGGGAGGAAAGGGAAATGCCCATTTCGTCACGCCTACTGCTCAAGCTCCCGAATTCGCCCAGGAAGGAGAGGAAGGGGAAGAGAAGATTCTGAACCTCGAGTTGAAACTGATCGCCGATGTCGGGTTACTGGGTTTTCCCAACGCAGGCAAATCAACGCTCCTTTCCAAAATTTCAGCCGCAAAACCCAAAATTGCATCCTATCCCTTTACGACCTTGCAACCGGCGCTGGGTGTGGTGAACATGCCGGATAATACTACATTTGTAGTAGCCGATATCCCTGGCTTGATCGAAGGTGCGTCTCAGGGTCACGGGCTGGGGCTGCAGTTCTTAAGGCATATTGAACGGACTCGCATTCTTCTTCATCTCATCGACGTTTCCAGCAGCAATGAGAGTCCAGTTAAGCGATATCAGATTCTGCGCAAGGAACTTGCAGAATATGGGCGGGGTCTTTCCAAAAGGCCGCAAATTGTGGTTGCTACAAAAATCGATCAGGCAGATCCGATGGCGCTTCAGGAATTGCGGAAATTCGCCGCCCGAAGGGAGCTGGAATTCATGGAGATTTCGGCGCTCACGGGACAGGGGGTACCTGAACTTTTGCAAAGACTGCAAAGCGAACTTGCGGAAGTAATGAGCGCGAAGTAG
- the rpmA gene encoding 50S ribosomal protein L27 has protein sequence MAHKKGQGSSRNGRDSNPKFLSVKRFAGQFVRGGSIIVRQRGTRFKPGDFVGVGRDHTLFALCDGVVQFEDKGGKGRFISVRPLQQ, from the coding sequence ATGGCTCACAAAAAAGGACAGGGCAGTTCAAGAAACGGCCGCGACAGCAATCCAAAGTTTCTCAGCGTCAAGCGATTTGCGGGGCAGTTTGTCCGCGGTGGATCCATTATTGTCCGTCAGCGTGGAACGCGGTTTAAGCCGGGTGACTTCGTAGGAGTCGGACGTGATCATACACTGTTTGCGCTTTGTGATGGTGTCGTCCAGTTCGAAGATAAAGGTGGAAAGGGTCGTTTTATCAGCGTGCGTCCGTTACAACAATAG
- a CDS encoding sigma-54 dependent transcriptional regulator, protein MLLDEITTRSRVFADVLAVVRRVAVTDANVLLTGETGTGKDFVAELIHDASNRRAHPFIKIDCASIPSSLAESEFFGYEKGAFSDASESKMGKLQLSRGGTVYLDGINHLAITVQSKLLRFVQERKVEPLGSSKSHRVDCRLIASCSEPIKTCLVEKQLREDLYYRLAGVSIDLPPLRERFQDIDSLVQNLLKEFNEKYRKKSHLSPEAGEFLRNYRWPGNIRELRNVLEHAVIHCDNMITPLNLSLKHSVSQTENLSYFADQMLSLEDVEKLYIAEVLRKVKGHQIKASKILRMNRKTLMLKKRKYGL, encoded by the coding sequence ATGTTGCTTGATGAGATTACCACCAGAAGCCGTGTTTTTGCGGACGTTTTGGCGGTTGTCCGGCGCGTTGCCGTCACCGATGCGAATGTGCTTCTGACCGGCGAGACGGGAACCGGAAAAGATTTTGTCGCGGAACTGATTCATGATGCCAGCAACAGGCGAGCGCACCCATTCATAAAAATAGATTGTGCCTCCATTCCCTCCTCACTCGCCGAAAGCGAGTTTTTCGGGTACGAGAAAGGAGCTTTTAGCGATGCGTCCGAATCCAAAATGGGAAAGCTGCAATTATCCAGGGGTGGAACGGTTTATCTCGATGGGATCAATCATCTGGCAATAACAGTTCAATCAAAACTGCTCCGTTTCGTTCAGGAAAGAAAAGTAGAACCGCTCGGAAGCTCCAAATCCCATCGTGTTGATTGCCGGTTGATTGCCTCCTGCAGCGAACCAATAAAAACTTGTCTCGTTGAAAAACAATTGCGGGAAGATCTTTACTACCGTCTCGCAGGGGTATCCATAGATCTTCCTCCGTTGCGGGAAAGATTTCAGGACATCGACTCTCTGGTTCAGAATCTCCTGAAAGAGTTTAATGAAAAGTACAGAAAAAAATCCCATCTTTCTCCCGAAGCAGGGGAATTCCTCCGCAATTACAGATGGCCCGGCAACATTCGTGAGTTGCGAAATGTGCTGGAACATGCCGTAATTCATTGTGACAATATGATCACTCCGCTCAATCTTTCTCTGAAACACTCCGTTTCTCAAACGGAGAATCTTTCTTACTTTGCCGACCAGATGCTGAGTCTGGAAGATGTAGAAAAACTCTACATCGCGGAAGTCCTACGCAAAGTCAAAGGACATCAGATCAAAGCATCGAAAATACTGAGGATGAACCGCAAAACTTTGATGCTGAAAAAGCGCAAATATGGATTGTGA
- the rsfS gene encoding ribosome silencing factor, producing MQEKKAEEIVVLDVRALTSFTEYFVVCTGESEPQLRTISKSIEEKLSATGIRPHHLEGRSDNGWILMDYDDFVVHIFSPDKRTYYDLERLWADAPSSKVASG from the coding sequence ATGCAGGAAAAAAAAGCTGAGGAAATCGTAGTGCTGGACGTTAGGGCGCTCACTTCTTTCACTGAGTATTTTGTTGTGTGTACCGGCGAGTCGGAACCTCAACTTCGAACGATTTCCAAAAGTATTGAAGAGAAACTGTCGGCAACCGGTATTCGTCCGCATCACCTGGAAGGACGTTCCGATAATGGCTGGATCTTAATGGACTATGACGATTTCGTGGTTCATATCTTTTCGCCGGATAAACGAACGTATTATGATCTGGAAAGATTGTGGGCCGATGCGCCCTCGTCCAAAGTGGCCAGCGGCTAG
- the nadD gene encoding nicotinate (nicotinamide) nucleotide adenylyltransferase, translating to MNGRRIGLMGGTFDPPHLAHTFSVEVAASEFHLDSVWFVPAFIPPHKQDQNRTNPFHRMAMLALALRDFPVFKILPLELLRGDISFTVDTIHELKSRVANEDRLFFIMGSDSFLEIHTWYAPAELLRSCELIIINRGSIRSELIENLEQLEISLQLDLKDSIHFSSSPYLPFSSTEIRERIREGKSASAMLSSGVEAYIHKHSLYRR from the coding sequence ATGAACGGGCGCAGAATCGGTCTCATGGGAGGCACTTTCGATCCTCCTCATCTGGCGCACACGTTCTCTGTTGAGGTTGCTGCTTCTGAGTTTCATCTCGATTCGGTCTGGTTTGTGCCCGCTTTTATTCCGCCGCACAAACAGGATCAAAACCGGACCAATCCGTTTCACAGAATGGCAATGCTGGCTCTGGCGTTAAGAGATTTCCCTGTTTTCAAAATTTTACCGCTGGAATTATTGCGCGGAGATATTAGCTTTACAGTTGATACGATTCATGAGCTGAAATCGCGCGTGGCAAATGAAGATCGTTTGTTTTTCATAATGGGGAGTGATTCTTTCCTTGAGATTCACACGTGGTACGCTCCGGCGGAGTTGCTTAGGTCCTGTGAATTGATTATCATAAATCGCGGTTCCATCAGGAGTGAACTCATAGAGAATTTGGAGCAACTGGAAATCAGTCTTCAGTTGGATCTCAAGGATTCAATCCACTTTTCCTCTTCGCCATATCTGCCGTTCTCTTCTACTGAAATTCGTGAACGAATTCGGGAAGGCAAAAGCGCATCCGCCATGCTGTCTTCCGGTGTCGAAGCATACATCCACAAGCATTCCTTATACAGGAGGTAG